From the Solanum pennellii chromosome 4, SPENNV200 genome, one window contains:
- the LOC107016969 gene encoding uncharacterized protein LOC107016969 — protein MVEVVESNVGSSVPPPSFDVGSQLYIHPSDSAGAVLVPVPFDGIGFSSWKRGVLRSLSVKNKLGFINGECLKPSSTSPNYCQWERCDAMVTSWILNSLSKDIADSVEYVFDSLELWNELKDRYDQTNGAKLYQIQKEINDLSRGSLDITSYYTKMKKLWEELNNLCVKNQCSCLCTCGAKDTVYKAEQDRRLIQFLVGLNEAYTIIRGSILMMKPLPSMGQAFALLIQEEKQREFKPNSQFFADPPSMCANSSIGQSRQTGGNSGGRGF, from the coding sequence ATGGTTGAAGTAGTTGAATCAAATGTTGGATCCTCTGTTCCTCCTCCTTCTTTTGATGTGGGAAGTCAGTTGTATATTCATCCTTCTGATAGTGCAGGTGCAGTGTTGGTACCTGTTCCTTTCGATGGAATAGGCTTTAGCTCATGGAAGCGAGGTGTTCTTCGTTCCTTGTCAGTGAAGAATAAGTTGGGCTTCATCAATGGAGAATGCTTGAAACCATCATCAACTTCTCCAAATTATTGCCAATGGGAACGATGCGATGCCATGGTTACTTCATGGATCCTCAACTCTCTAAGCAAGGACATTGCTGATAGTGTCGAATACGTTTTTGATTCACTGGAGTTATGGAATGAACTAAAGGATCGATATGATCAGACAAATGGTGCAAAATTATATCAGATCCAGAAGGAGATTAACGATCTAAGTCGGGGATCTCTAGATATCACTTCCTACTATACCAAgatgaagaaactttgggaggaACTGAACAACTTGTGTGTAAAGAATCAGTGCAGTTGCTTATGCACTTGTGGTGCCAAGGATACTGTGTATAAGGCAGAGCAGGATAGACGATTAATCCAATTTCTTGTGGGGCTTAATGAAGCATATACCATCATTCGCGGCAGCATACTCATGATGAAACCATTACCTTCCATGGGTCAAGCATTTGCTCTCCTAATTCAGGAGGAGAAGCAGCGAGAATTTAAGCCTAACAGCCAATTTTTCGCAGATCCACCTTCTATGTGTGCTAACTCTTCAATTGGACAGTCACGACAAACTGGAGGCAACTCAGGTGGACGAGGCTTCTAG